Proteins from a single region of Verrucosispora sp. NA02020:
- a CDS encoding class I SAM-dependent methyltransferase, which produces MPCRACGDAVTQFLDLGRQPLSDAFRIPDDPSDEFWLHLRAVVCHGCHVVQLADPVPVERMFHEEYPFRTSSSRRMASHFAATAERLVAGLESPDPFVVEIGSNDGTMLATVAARGIRHLGIDPAANMVDEAVARRVNARAEWFDATTAARVRDEFGPADVVYAANTMCHIPDLRGVFTGLETVLADDGVVVFEDPYLGDVLRLGSFDQIYDEHFYLFSATSVARIAALHGFTLVDVEHLGVHGGEVRYTLARDGRTPTPAVGALIATEDRTGTHDLSRLQAFAAGVADRREQLRDVLMDEQQAGRSVAGYAATAKSATVLNYCDIGPGLLPVVYDTTPEKQGRTTPGSGIPVEAFPQDLADYPDTFLLFAWNHADEIVAKEQEFVERGGRWIRYVPEVRID; this is translated from the coding sequence ATGCCTTGCAGAGCCTGTGGCGACGCGGTGACGCAGTTCCTGGATCTGGGCCGGCAACCGCTGTCCGACGCATTCCGCATTCCCGACGATCCCTCCGACGAATTCTGGCTTCATCTCAGGGCCGTGGTCTGCCACGGTTGTCACGTCGTCCAACTCGCCGATCCGGTTCCGGTCGAGCGGATGTTCCACGAGGAGTACCCGTTCCGCACCTCGTCGTCGAGGCGGATGGCGTCGCACTTCGCCGCGACCGCCGAGCGCCTGGTCGCCGGGCTGGAGTCACCGGATCCCTTCGTGGTCGAGATCGGCAGCAACGACGGCACCATGCTCGCCACGGTCGCCGCACGCGGCATCCGACACCTCGGCATCGACCCGGCGGCGAACATGGTGGACGAGGCAGTGGCCCGCAGGGTCAACGCGCGTGCGGAGTGGTTCGACGCCACCACCGCCGCCCGGGTACGCGACGAGTTCGGCCCCGCCGACGTGGTCTACGCGGCGAACACCATGTGCCACATCCCCGACCTGCGCGGAGTCTTCACGGGCCTGGAGACGGTGTTGGCCGACGACGGTGTGGTGGTCTTCGAGGATCCCTACCTCGGTGACGTGCTGCGTCTCGGCTCGTTCGACCAGATCTACGACGAGCACTTCTATCTCTTCTCCGCCACCTCGGTCGCGCGTATCGCCGCGCTGCACGGGTTCACGCTGGTGGACGTCGAGCACCTCGGCGTCCACGGTGGCGAGGTGCGCTACACGCTCGCCCGGGACGGCCGTACCCCCACGCCCGCCGTCGGCGCGCTGATCGCTACCGAGGACCGCACCGGCACACACGACCTGTCCCGGTTGCAGGCGTTCGCGGCCGGCGTCGCCGACCGCCGCGAGCAACTTCGGGACGTCCTCATGGACGAGCAGCAGGCCGGCCGCAGCGTCGCCGGATACGCCGCCACCGCGAAGAGCGCCACCGTGCTGAACTACTGCGACATCGGGCCGGGACTGCTACCGGTCGTCTACGACACCACACCGGAGAAACAGGGCCGGACGACTCCCGGTTCCGGCATCCCGGTCGAGGCGTTCCCGCAGGACCTCGCCGACTACCCGGACACCTTCCTGCTCTTCGCCTGGAACCACGCCGACGAGATCGTCGCCAAGGAGCAGGAGTTCGTCGAGCGGGGCGGCCGGTGGATCCGTTACGTGCCGGAGGTGCGGATTGACTGA
- a CDS encoding response regulator transcription factor has protein sequence MSRPRHVCAIRDPIPAYRQGIARELDNAGYETAEPGDCYAWIRRFRRAAHPTEYRLAVLLSIRSDSDVDVLSALRAHDEQVALLALLVDPTADDYRRALDAGAWGVVDYAASPDEIVAALEATWAGAVRLPRAVAVDLLSRPAPAETDLSVDESDVLRLAALASGWSVERLASHENFSTRAMFRHLQELYRTLGVSNRHEAVVVAARHGLLDGSMEAMRHRAEDEGRRGSGARNGTATRAVLADAHRADRQPSVTVSAAPSRQ, from the coding sequence ATGAGCAGGCCACGGCACGTCTGCGCCATCCGGGACCCGATCCCCGCCTACCGGCAGGGCATCGCGCGGGAACTCGACAACGCCGGCTACGAGACGGCCGAGCCGGGCGACTGCTACGCCTGGATCCGGCGGTTCCGCCGGGCGGCCCACCCGACCGAGTACCGCCTCGCCGTGCTGCTCTCCATCCGCAGTGACTCCGACGTCGACGTGCTCTCTGCGCTCCGGGCGCACGACGAGCAGGTCGCGCTGCTCGCCCTGCTCGTGGACCCCACCGCCGACGACTACCGACGCGCGCTCGACGCCGGGGCATGGGGTGTCGTCGACTACGCGGCGTCTCCGGACGAGATCGTGGCCGCACTGGAGGCGACGTGGGCCGGCGCCGTCCGGCTGCCCAGGGCGGTCGCCGTCGACCTGCTCAGCCGACCCGCTCCGGCCGAGACGGACCTGTCGGTGGACGAGTCCGACGTGCTGCGTCTGGCGGCGCTGGCCAGCGGATGGAGCGTCGAACGGCTCGCCAGCCACGAGAACTTCTCGACCCGGGCGATGTTCCGGCACCTGCAGGAGCTGTACCGCACACTCGGCGTGTCGAACCGGCACGAGGCCGTGGTGGTCGCCGCCCGGCACGGCCTGCTCGACGGCTCCATGGAGGCCATGCGCCACCGTGCCGAGGACGAGGGTCGTCGTGGGTCCGGCGCCCGAAACGGCACCGCGACCAGGGCGGTGCTGGCCGACGCCCACCGTGCGGATCGGCAGCCGTCCGTCACCGTGTCGGCAGCTCCGAGCCGCCAGTGA
- a CDS encoding glycosyltransferase: MRLLFSSLPAHDHLLELIPVAEAAKRCGHDVAIAVSGRFAATVEALGIEHITAGPDWVGDFLDSLDGDVLPEEMEDFTQNFMAELFCGEACVAMGEDVSRAIADWNPDIVLRDTGELGGYLAAERAGLPHVTVGVLDFNGMMLGTGVVAALDRRRQQFGLPPDPDGLRQYAYGHLNMLSPTFAPEELELPNVFTVRVDGVRRGEVLPEWIGDLVDDKRPLVYASFGTAASTIPSYGPPLAKVIAGMGAVDANVIVSTGKGLDWHGKEIIEGVPVPENVRVVEWVPQALLMRSIDMLLTHAGPATARQAIVNGVPVVAVPLLFDAFEIANRFTQHGMGVQLDWTSFTPEDVAAATTTVLGDPAYRRAARRLQARTLTVPPIDDAAVGFIERIHAENPRR, encoded by the coding sequence ATGAGGTTGCTGTTCAGCAGTCTGCCGGCCCACGACCACCTGCTGGAACTGATCCCCGTCGCGGAGGCCGCGAAACGCTGCGGCCACGACGTCGCCATCGCCGTGTCGGGACGCTTCGCCGCCACCGTCGAGGCGCTCGGCATCGAGCACATCACCGCCGGTCCCGACTGGGTCGGCGACTTCCTCGACAGCCTCGACGGTGACGTCCTTCCCGAGGAGATGGAGGACTTCACGCAGAACTTCATGGCCGAGTTGTTCTGCGGAGAGGCGTGTGTCGCCATGGGCGAGGACGTCTCCCGGGCCATCGCGGACTGGAATCCCGACATCGTGCTGCGCGACACCGGTGAACTCGGCGGCTACCTCGCCGCCGAACGGGCCGGGCTGCCGCACGTCACCGTCGGGGTCCTCGACTTCAACGGCATGATGCTCGGCACGGGCGTGGTCGCCGCGCTCGACCGCCGCCGCCAGCAGTTCGGGCTGCCGCCGGACCCGGACGGCCTGCGGCAGTACGCGTACGGCCACCTGAACATGCTGTCCCCGACCTTCGCGCCGGAGGAACTCGAACTGCCCAACGTGTTCACCGTGCGGGTGGACGGCGTCCGGCGCGGCGAGGTGCTGCCGGAGTGGATCGGCGACCTGGTCGACGACAAGCGACCGCTCGTCTACGCCAGCTTCGGTACGGCGGCCTCGACGATCCCCTCCTACGGGCCCCCGCTGGCCAAGGTGATCGCCGGCATGGGCGCGGTGGACGCGAACGTCATCGTCTCCACCGGCAAGGGACTGGACTGGCACGGAAAGGAGATCATCGAAGGGGTCCCGGTGCCGGAGAACGTCCGGGTCGTCGAGTGGGTGCCCCAGGCGCTGCTCATGCGCTCGATCGACATGCTGCTCACCCACGCCGGCCCGGCCACCGCCCGCCAGGCGATCGTCAACGGCGTACCCGTCGTCGCGGTGCCGCTGCTCTTCGACGCCTTCGAGATCGCCAACCGCTTCACGCAGCACGGCATGGGCGTGCAGTTGGACTGGACGAGTTTCACGCCGGAGGACGTCGCGGCGGCGACGACCACCGTCCTCGGCGATCCGGCGTACCGGCGGGCGGCGCGCCGGTTGCAGGCCCGGACGCTGACGGTGCCGCCCATCGACGACGCGGCGGTCGGGTTCATCGAGCGGATCCACGCCGAGAATCCGCGCCGATGA
- a CDS encoding NDP-hexose 2,3-dehydratase family protein, which translates to MTDRRVATPSHLVESRADPSLLDEIRHWREAMGGVRYARPSRLPLDAVPGWNTGAEEPALTHGSGRFFAVRGHRVRTEDGRHSWMQPMVDQPEIGLLAIAVTPSDRGYAALVQAKAEPGNINGIQLSPTVQATRSNRERVHGGRPVPYLDLFDPATADVVVDSRQSEHGGVFWRKRNRVMIVRTPRFAPQEGFRWIDLADLLALLHDDDLVHADTRAVLGCAPWTLPGEFAVSGARLPVLPRTLAGAARCDVRPLARWLSAERARQSSVSVRVALPDLQGWRRGADALRREDGTGFEVVAVSVDAAGREVDQWCQPMIRPVGLGVVGLAVADRGGELHLLMQACPEPGLVDDVELGPTVQIAGGEKPRSGAEAELLALLLDSPAEAVLFDAVLSDEGGRFLHSRCRHLVALVDHRDAPAGFRWCPVSEVIAMLVHSHQVNMQARSALVCLVGAVAGESRSGPTPLPRPAARTAA; encoded by the coding sequence TTGACTGACCGCCGGGTGGCCACCCCGTCGCATCTCGTCGAGTCGCGTGCCGACCCGTCGCTGCTCGACGAGATACGACACTGGCGTGAGGCGATGGGCGGTGTCCGGTACGCGCGGCCGTCGCGACTCCCACTCGATGCGGTTCCGGGCTGGAACACCGGTGCCGAGGAGCCCGCTCTCACCCACGGCAGCGGTCGGTTCTTCGCCGTGCGGGGGCACCGGGTGCGGACCGAGGACGGCCGCCACTCGTGGATGCAGCCGATGGTCGACCAGCCGGAGATCGGCCTGTTGGCGATCGCGGTGACCCCCTCCGACCGGGGCTACGCGGCGCTCGTCCAGGCGAAGGCCGAACCCGGCAACATCAACGGCATCCAACTGTCGCCGACCGTGCAGGCGACCCGGAGCAACCGGGAACGGGTGCACGGTGGCCGACCGGTCCCGTATCTGGACCTTTTCGATCCGGCGACGGCGGACGTCGTCGTCGACTCGCGGCAGTCCGAGCACGGTGGCGTGTTCTGGCGCAAGCGCAACCGCGTGATGATCGTCCGGACCCCACGGTTCGCGCCGCAGGAGGGTTTCCGCTGGATCGACCTCGCCGACCTGCTGGCGCTGCTGCATGACGACGACCTCGTGCACGCCGACACCCGGGCCGTCCTGGGCTGTGCGCCGTGGACGCTGCCCGGCGAGTTCGCCGTGTCCGGGGCGCGGCTGCCGGTCCTGCCCCGAACCCTGGCCGGTGCCGCCCGGTGCGACGTCCGGCCGCTGGCCCGCTGGCTCTCGGCCGAGCGCGCCCGGCAGTCGTCGGTCTCCGTCCGCGTCGCGCTGCCGGACCTACAGGGCTGGCGACGCGGCGCCGACGCGCTCCGCCGGGAGGACGGCACAGGCTTCGAGGTCGTCGCGGTCAGCGTCGACGCGGCGGGACGCGAGGTCGACCAGTGGTGCCAACCGATGATCCGGCCGGTCGGACTGGGCGTGGTGGGCCTTGCCGTCGCCGACCGTGGCGGTGAGCTCCACCTGCTCATGCAGGCATGTCCCGAGCCCGGCCTCGTCGACGACGTCGAGTTGGGTCCGACCGTGCAGATCGCGGGTGGCGAGAAGCCACGGTCCGGCGCGGAGGCGGAGCTGCTGGCCCTTCTGCTCGACAGCCCGGCCGAGGCGGTCCTGTTCGACGCGGTCCTGTCCGACGAGGGCGGACGCTTCCTGCACAGTCGCTGCCGGCACCTCGTCGCGTTGGTCGACCACCGCGACGCACCGGCGGGCTTCCGGTGGTGCCCGGTCAGCGAGGTGATCGCCATGCTGGTGCACAGTCACCAGGTCAACATGCAGGCGCGCAGCGCGCTGGTGTGCCTGGTCGGCGCGGTGGCGGGCGAGTCGCGGTCGGGGCCGACCCCACTACCGCGACCGGCCGCGCGTACCGCGGCCTGA
- a CDS encoding DUF1702 family protein: MTGTGDRVRSRIAARMALTDERLDRRLALFTPVDAAVGDLVRAISREFAAGFNDTLRAYDPVAVSARVDGMADDYLAPFYVEGAAMAFAAAGALYPGRARTAHRRLLATLPGHRYLIFAGWGWWYAVRPFAAQAMRRSPLWRQDGLFTGLGIDGMAFATCFLKAAPPRFDVPCPFPEAEYQALWSQGHGRALWFVAGGRPEVIEDQGARLAPALRPELYAGLGLATAFAGMRRMRCLPAAPSDQETERRAFLQGLAFGLTARREASPRSFTRFLDQLDRSDAGWVTTVTDRCLAPPGRDTSRDGGYVAWQRRLRTEIPIPERSA, from the coding sequence ATGACCGGCACCGGCGACCGGGTGCGGTCGCGCATCGCGGCCCGGATGGCACTCACCGACGAGCGGCTCGACCGTCGACTCGCGCTGTTCACGCCGGTCGACGCCGCCGTGGGCGATCTCGTCCGGGCGATCAGCCGCGAGTTCGCGGCCGGCTTCAACGACACACTGCGGGCGTACGATCCGGTGGCGGTGAGCGCACGGGTCGACGGCATGGCGGACGACTACCTCGCCCCGTTCTACGTCGAGGGCGCCGCGATGGCGTTCGCCGCGGCGGGAGCGCTGTATCCGGGCCGGGCCCGTACGGCGCACCGCCGGCTGCTCGCCACGCTGCCCGGCCACCGGTATCTGATCTTCGCCGGTTGGGGCTGGTGGTACGCCGTACGGCCCTTCGCCGCGCAGGCGATGAGGCGCAGCCCGCTCTGGCGTCAAGACGGCCTGTTCACCGGTCTCGGTATCGACGGCATGGCGTTCGCGACGTGTTTCCTCAAGGCCGCGCCACCGCGTTTCGACGTTCCCTGCCCATTCCCCGAGGCGGAGTACCAGGCGTTGTGGTCACAGGGTCATGGTCGGGCGCTCTGGTTCGTCGCCGGTGGTCGACCGGAGGTCATCGAGGACCAGGGCGCCCGGTTGGCCCCTGCGCTCCGTCCGGAGCTGTACGCCGGTCTCGGCCTGGCGACCGCCTTCGCCGGGATGCGCCGGATGCGCTGCCTCCCGGCGGCACCATCGGACCAGGAGACCGAGCGACGGGCCTTCCTCCAGGGCCTGGCGTTCGGCCTGACCGCGCGTCGGGAAGCCTCACCCCGCAGTTTCACGCGGTTCCTCGACCAACTCGACCGGTCCGACGCCGGCTGGGTCACCACCGTCACCGACCGGTGCCTCGCGCCACCCGGGCGGGACACCAGCCGCGACGGCGGCTACGTGGCATGGCAACGTCGGCTGCGCACCGAGATCCCGATCCCGGAACGATCGGCATGA